The Synergistaceae bacterium genome contains the following window.
CTTCGCCCGAAGCGCAAAAAAATTCTGGCTCTTCGGCGCGGTTTTCACGGGCGCACGTTGGGCGCGTTGTCTTTGACCTTTAACCCGCAATACCGTAAGGCATGGTTGGAGAATTTGTTGCCCGCGCAACACCTCAAAGCCGAGGAAATTCCCCAGGCAGTGGACGAGGACACGGTGGCCGTCTTCTTGGAGCCCATTCAGGGAGAAGGTGGCGTATATCCTCTGGACGCCTTCACCGGCGCCGCGATCACGCAAGCGTGCAAGGCATCGGGGACTCTTTTGGTGGTGGATGAGATCCAATCCGGCTGGGGCCGATGTGGCGCAATCCTGGCAAGCCCTCTGGTCGGTCTGGAACCCGACGTCATAACCTTGGCAAAGGGCGTTGCGGGCGGGCTGCCTGTGGGCGTTACTCTTTGGAAGGGCGCTTTAGGAGACTTTCCCGCCAAAGGGCACGGCAGCACTTATGGAGGAAACCCCGTCATCGCCTCCGTGGCTTTGGCCTCGTGGGAGTTGCTGCACTCGGAAGGTTATCCCCAACGCGCGGCGCGAAATGGAGATGCTTTTGTCGCGGCGATCAAGGCTTTAAATTCGCCGTTGATCAAGGAAGTTCGTCATAAGGGGTTGCTGGTGGGCGTGGAACTCACGATCAAGGCCGAACCCGTCGTCAAGGCGCTCCAGGAAAAAGGTGTACTGGCGTTGAACGCCGGTCCTCAGGTGGCGCGTTTCCTTCCACCTTTCACTGCGGAGGAAGAAGATTTTGCCATCGTGGTTCAGACCTTTGGAGAAACACTACGAACTTTTTAAATAACGCCTGAAATAACGATTAAAATAACGATTGGAAAATAACGTCTGAACGCGGCCCGCCTTCTCACAAGGAGAAAGGCGGGCTTAAGTGTATTGTGCTTGCTTTTTTCATAAATCCTGAGAACATATACATGACGTATACTTGTTAGCTGGGTTATAACGCGAACTTACTGCGGACGTAAGACCGGTTTCAGTTGGCTGTCTTTGTCGATCTTAGAATTCCACAACTTTAGTCGTGGGAGTATGTTAAGATAAAAATCGATTTAAATCGAATGAAAGCAAATGGGAATTGAAAGCAATGGGAATTGAAAGCAATGGGAAGGGGCAACAATTTTGCGTGTGTTGATTCTTGGGGCGAACGGTTTTATCGGAAGTCATTTAATTGAGAAGATTTTGGCGACGACAGACTGGTCCGTGGTTGCTTTCGATCTAAATGATGAAAATATGAAAGAGTTTAAAAAGGAGTTTAAAAAGGAGAAGGAGTTTAAAAAGAATCTTGAAAGGGAAGGGCGGTTTTCTTTCCGAAAAGGCGATATTTTCCAGGAAGATCGATGGTTAGAAGAACAGGTTGCGATCAGCGACGTGGTTTTGCCCTTCGCGGGAATCGCCAAGCCGGCTTATTATCTTAGCCATCCTCTGTGGACCTTCGAGTTGGATTTCGAGCAGAACCTGAAGATCGTCCGACTGTGCGCGAAGCACGGTAAGCGGGTGATTTTTCCTTCCACATCCGAGGTTTACGGATTGACCAGCGATGAGGTGTTGGACGAGGACGAAAGCCCCTTGATCGTTGGACCCATCAACAAGATGCGTTGGATCTACAGTTGCGGTAAACAGATGATAGACCGCATTATCACGGCCTACGGACAAGAAATGGGGCTGCGCTACACGATTTTTAGACCCTTCAATTGGGTGGGGCCTCGGCTCGATACCCAAAAGGACGCGCGGCAACACACAGCACGCTCCATCACACAGATCGTCTGGGACATACTGGAAAAAGGTGAAGTCACACTGGTGGCCGGCGGAGAACAGCGGCGCAGCTTTACGTGGATAGGGGACGGTACTGACGCGCTCATGGCGCTGCTTCGCAACGAAGAAGGCCGAGCCGACGGGCAAATCTTCAACGTGGGCAACCCCGACAACAACGCGTCCATCCGCGAGCTGGCCCAAATGATCGTCGATGTGATGAAGGACATCCCCAAGTACGCATCCCAAGCGGAAAAGACGCGTTTCGTGCCGGTTCCGGCGGAGGAGTATTACCTCAATGGCTACGACGATATGCGCAATCGAGTGCCATCTATCGCGAAAATGCGGCGTCTTATGGACTGGACGCCCAAAGTGAATTTGCGTGACGCTGTGCGAATGACTCTAGCACAAAATCTGAAACAAGATCCGAAGTAGGTGTACCGCTTGAAAAAACTGGCGATTGTCCTGACGGGACTTGCGTTGTTCGTTTTTTTTTACGGGTTGGGAGACTACGCACTGATTGAACCCGACGAAGGACGCTACTCGGAGATCGCCCGGGAAATGCTGGAGACGGGGGACTTTGTCACCCCCAAGCTCAATCACGTCAAGTATTTCGAGAAACCCGTTTTGCACTACTGGTTAACGGCTCTGTCTTTTGCTGTTTTCGGCTTCGACGAGGCCGCAGCGCGTTTGACGCCCGTGTTGTTCGCGCTAGGAGGGGCTTGGATCGTCTTCACGACGGCGCGGCGGATGTGGGGAGCGGGTTTAAGAGAAGGCGTAAGAAAGGAAGGCGTAAGAGCGGGTTTAAAGGAAGATTTAAGAGATGGTTCATTAAGAGAAGGTTCATTAAGAAAAGGTTCAAAGGAAGGGCTTTATGGGGCAACGATTCTCTCCAGTTGTCTTTTATGGTTTGCCATCGCGCGTCTCAATATCCTGGACATGACGGTGACCTTTTTTATCACGCTTGCAATGGCGGGCTTCTGGCGGGGGTGTGCCGAAGACGGAGAGGTTGAAGACAGAGAGGTTGAAGATAGAGAGGTTGAAGACGGAGAAGCCGAAGGGAAAAGGGAAGAAGGGAAAAGGGAAGAAAGGAAAAGAGGGAGGGAAAATTCTCGGCGGTATCTTTTTTTGTTTTACGGGGGAATGGCGCTGGCGACGCTCTCAAAAGGACTGATCGGGGTCGTGCTGCCGGGCGGGATCGCCTTTTTTTACATTTTAGCAACCCGTCAGTGGAGGTTGGTTCTCCGTTCGCTTTACTGGCCGGGCATTGTGTTGTTTTTCCTGCTGACCGTGCCGTGGTTTTGGGCGGTTTGCCATGTCAATAGCGACTTCTTCCATTACTTTTTCATCCAGGAGCACCTGCTGCGCTACACCACACGAATTCATGACCGATACCAACCTTTCTGGTATTTCATCCCTATTCTGGTGGGTGGACTGATTCCCTGGGCCGGCCTGTTGCCCGACATACTGAGAGATCTCTTTTTTGCCTGGAAATCCCTCGCCTGGAAATCCGGAACTAAAGCCAGGGTTAAAGCCGGGGTTAAAGCCTGGACTGAAAACGAGAAATCCTCCTTTATTGAAAACGAGAAATCCTCCTTTCCTGACATCTTTTTAGGGATTTGGTTTGCTTTGCCTTTCGTTTTTTTCTCCCTATCCAGCTCCAAGCTGATTCCCTACATTCTACCCAGTCTCCCTCCCTTGGCAATTTTGGGTGGCAAGGCGCTGGCCCTCGTCGCCAACGGAGATGGCGCGCGCGGCAAACGATTCGCCTTCCTCAATGGAGGGGTGTTGACTCTCCCAGCCATGGCGGGGGTCGTGTATCCGTTGATGGACACGGAGCTGGGAACGGCCGCGCTTTACCCCTATACCTTGCCCGCGGCGGCGAGCCTTCTAACCCTGGCCTTGTGTGGGTGGCTGTGTTGCTTTAAGCGCATCTACTCCAAAATGGTTTCTGTTCTCTGTGTGCTGGCGTTCGTCAATTTGGCAATTTTCGCGCGGGGATTCGTCCTCAAAGCGGAATTAGATTCTTATGAAACGCAGGCCGCGCTGATTGAAGAAATTCTCAAACCCGACGACGTGGTGGTTGCCTACAAAGAGACGGCTCAAGGATTGGGTTTTTACTTGAGACGCCGGATTGCGCTGGTGGACATGTTGGGAGAATTGGAGTTTGGCGCGTGTCAGGAAAAAGACCCACGCTGGTTCATCGATTCTCAATCCCTCAAAGCCCTGTGGGACGGGGAGAAACGCGTTTTCCTGGTTTCGAGCGAAGAACATTTAGACGAGCTGACGCGATTGCTGGGAGAAAGCAATGTGATACAATGGAACTCGGCCCGTATCACTGTAATTTTGTCAAATTTTTAAGTGGCTTTGTTAGATTTTTAAGTGGATTTGTTAGATTTTTAATAGGGTTTTTACGATAAAGCGAAAAGAGAAGACGTAAGACCGGTTTCAGTTGGCTGTCTTTGTCGATCTTAGAATTCCATGACTTTAGTCGTGGGAGTATGTTAATTTGAATCACTATAGGAGTTGCTTCGCGATTGAACAACCCAGATGTCTCTGTTATCATACCTGCTTACAACGAGGAAGAGAGCCTTCCTAAACTAGTTGAACGTCTTTTTCCCGTCCTCGATGAGCTGAAGCGCTCTTATGAAGTTATTTTCGTCAACGACGGCAGTCGTGACACTACGCTGCCTTTGTTGTTACAGATTCAGAAACGACGTCCCGACGTGACGCGCGTCTTGGACTTTAACGGCAACTTCGGTCAACACATGGCGATCATGGCGGGTTTTGGGCACATGAGAGGGAAAATAGCGATCACTCTTGACGCGGACCTGCAAAACCCACCGGAGGAGATCCCTCGTATACTGCGCTGTGTGGATGAAGGACACGACGTGGTCGGGACGGTTCGTCAACAGCGCAAAGATACTTTTTTCCGGGTGATGGCCTCGTGGATGGTCAATCGCCTGACCAACCGAATCACGGGTCTGGCGTTGCGGGATTATGGGTGTATGTTGCGCGCCTACCGCCGAGATGTGGTAGACATTATCAATGAGTCAGCGGAGAGCACAACCTTTATTCCTGCCCTGGCTCAGAGGTTCGCGACGAATCCCATCGAAATCGATGTCGCCCACCAGGAACGGGAACAGGGGAACTCCAAATACAGTTTATTTCGTTTGATTCGCTTGAATTTCGACCTGATGACGAGTTTCTCCATCATACCGTTACAAGTGGTGACCATGACGGGTATTTTGATTTCACTGATGAGTTTTCTTTTTGCGTCGTTCATGTTTCTCCGGCGTTTGATTGTCGGGCCTGAGGCTGAAGGGGTTTTCACGCTTCTGGCGATTCTTTTCTTTTTGATGGGGGTGACGATCTCCTGTATCGGCATCGAAGGCGAATATGTGGGGCGTATTTACCAAGAGGTCCGCAAGCGTCCTCGTTACGTGGTCCGAAAGGTTTATGAACCGGAGGGTCCAATGATTTATGAACCGAATGGTTCAATGCTTCATGAACCGGATGGTTCAATGATTCAATGTCATCGGAATCGAGAACTTGACTGTGAAAGGAATGATGCGTAATCGCCGACTTTCGCGTTCCGTCGCTGACATGAGTTTTTCCGAATTCCGGCGTCAAGTGGAATACAAAGCGAGGATGCATGAAGGTCAGATCGTGGTGGTGGATCGTTTCTTTCCAATCTTTCCAAGTAGCAAGATAAGCTCGTGCTGCGGACAAAAGCTAGGAGAGTTGCCGCTATCGGTTCGGGAATGGACGTGTCCACAATGTGGCGCACGCCATGATCGTGACGTAAACGCCGCAATCAATTTAAGAAAATACGCCGTGAGTTCCACGGTGTCAGCCTGTGGAGAGGAAAGCTCTGGCCGTCGTCGCGAGATGGCGGTGAAACTGGCCTTAGTGAAGCAGGAAGCCAACAGTAAACTTGCTCCTGATCATATTTGATCAGATTTATTCAGGTTTGCATAGGTTTGGCAGAACGGTGGTCTTTATCTCAAAGTTGGGCGAGGTGGTTGAAATCTAACCTGAAGTGTGATATATTTATGATCAGTAGGGAGACCGGGCAGCCCGGATGGGCAGTCAAAGGAGTACCCTGCTTTTTTATATTGGGAGAATTTCGTAAAAGGAATTGTTTCATGCTCTTTTGATGTGAGCTCCACTTTCGCGAAATAGAGGTATGCAGTATTTCCGGCAAAATCACACGTATCTCGGTTGGACCCTGAAGTCAAAAAAAATAAAAAAATAAGAAGTAGAGACGTCCGCCCGCGCGT
Protein-coding sequences here:
- a CDS encoding aminotransferase class III-fold pyridoxal phosphate-dependent enzyme produces the protein MSNIYGGRGLEIVSGRGASVTDAQGVCYVDFLCGNGSALFGHCHPVLMEAAQKALHSLWAASPGLVNSARDNLRKNIASLLPEGKVFLCNSGAESIEAALKLVISLRPKRKKILALRRGFHGRTLGALSLTFNPQYRKAWLENLLPAQHLKAEEIPQAVDEDTVAVFLEPIQGEGGVYPLDAFTGAAITQACKASGTLLVVDEIQSGWGRCGAILASPLVGLEPDVITLAKGVAGGLPVGVTLWKGALGDFPAKGHGSTYGGNPVIASVALASWELLHSEGYPQRAARNGDAFVAAIKALNSPLIKEVRHKGLLVGVELTIKAEPVVKALQEKGVLALNAGPQVARFLPPFTAEEEDFAIVVQTFGETLRTF
- a CDS encoding bifunctional UDP-4-keto-pentose/UDP-xylose synthase, whose protein sequence is MLILGANGFIGSHLIEKILATTDWSVVAFDLNDENMKEFKKEFKKEKEFKKNLEREGRFSFRKGDIFQEDRWLEEQVAISDVVLPFAGIAKPAYYLSHPLWTFELDFEQNLKIVRLCAKHGKRVIFPSTSEVYGLTSDEVLDEDESPLIVGPINKMRWIYSCGKQMIDRIITAYGQEMGLRYTIFRPFNWVGPRLDTQKDARQHTARSITQIVWDILEKGEVTLVAGGEQRRSFTWIGDGTDALMALLRNEEGRADGQIFNVGNPDNNASIRELAQMIVDVMKDIPKYASQAEKTRFVPVPAEEYYLNGYDDMRNRVPSIAKMRRLMDWTPKVNLRDAVRMTLAQNLKQDPK
- a CDS encoding glycosyltransferase family 39 protein, whose product is MKKLAIVLTGLALFVFFYGLGDYALIEPDEGRYSEIAREMLETGDFVTPKLNHVKYFEKPVLHYWLTALSFAVFGFDEAAARLTPVLFALGGAWIVFTTARRMWGAGLREGVRKEGVRAGLKEDLRDGSLREGSLRKGSKEGLYGATILSSCLLWFAIARLNILDMTVTFFITLAMAGFWRGCAEDGEVEDREVEDREVEDGEAEGKREEGKREERKRGRENSRRYLFLFYGGMALATLSKGLIGVVLPGGIAFFYILATRQWRLVLRSLYWPGIVLFFLLTVPWFWAVCHVNSDFFHYFFIQEHLLRYTTRIHDRYQPFWYFIPILVGGLIPWAGLLPDILRDLFFAWKSLAWKSGTKARVKAGVKAWTENEKSSFIENEKSSFPDIFLGIWFALPFVFFSLSSSKLIPYILPSLPPLAILGGKALALVANGDGARGKRFAFLNGGVLTLPAMAGVVYPLMDTELGTAALYPYTLPAAASLLTLALCGWLCCFKRIYSKMVSVLCVLAFVNLAIFARGFVLKAELDSYETQAALIEEILKPDDVVVAYKETAQGLGFYLRRRIALVDMLGELEFGACQEKDPRWFIDSQSLKALWDGEKRVFLVSSEEHLDELTRLLGESNVIQWNSARITVILSNF
- a CDS encoding glycosyltransferase, which translates into the protein MNNPDVSVIIPAYNEEESLPKLVERLFPVLDELKRSYEVIFVNDGSRDTTLPLLLQIQKRRPDVTRVLDFNGNFGQHMAIMAGFGHMRGKIAITLDADLQNPPEEIPRILRCVDEGHDVVGTVRQQRKDTFFRVMASWMVNRLTNRITGLALRDYGCMLRAYRRDVVDIINESAESTTFIPALAQRFATNPIEIDVAHQEREQGNSKYSLFRLIRLNFDLMTSFSIIPLQVVTMTGILISLMSFLFASFMFLRRLIVGPEAEGVFTLLAILFFLMGVTISCIGIEGEYVGRIYQEVRKRPRYVVRKVYEPEGPMIYEPNGSMLHEPDGSMIQCHRNRELDCERNDA
- a CDS encoding transposase; protein product: MMRNRRLSRSVADMSFSEFRRQVEYKARMHEGQIVVVDRFFPIFPSSKISSCCGQKLGELPLSVREWTCPQCGARHDRDVNAAINLRKYAVSSTVSACGEESSGRRREMAVKLALVKQEANSKLAPDHI